Proteins from a single region of Geothrix sp. PMB-07:
- the ftsH gene encoding ATP-dependent zinc metalloprotease FtsH: MNSMMKSVLVWLGIIVLLVLAFRQIPQNNRQVEVPFSTFYTEGVAGRYKSVTLSGFDIEGTYKQPEKNAKTGEVIEKFRTVAPPMQDLGKVILSWKTEGQIEEFKAAKPSENNFAYVLMFWAPLLVFVVLWFVFMRQAQMGGNKALSFGKARAKGLSSSAKRITFADVAGCDEAKEELKEIVEFLKDPAKFLKLGGKIPKGVLLMGPPGTGKTLLARAIAGEAKVQFFSISGSDFVEMFVGVGASRVRDLFEQAKKSAPCIVFIDEIDAVGRHRGAGLGGGHDEREQTLNQLLVEMDGFEGNEGVILIAATNRPDVLDPALLRPGRFDRRVVVDRPDVKGRHEILKVHTADKIPLSPDVDLEVLARGTPGFAGADLANLCNEAALTAARGNKKWVEMHDFEQAKDKVYMGAERRSLVMTEEDKRITAYHEAGHTVVAAVVPQSDPLHKVTIIPRGRALGVTWQLPIKDRYNTTREYMESRIAIAMGGRIAEEIFFNQLSTGASNDIQQATDMAKSMVMEYGMSDKLGPLNFGGGQHEIFLGRDFTQHREISEDTARMIDSEVHEFVMRNYRKAKAAIESHRDQLVAIAEALLIRESLDGNDIDILMKGGTLPPPKPGATPTAPATVEEGPATDSGLNPVLKPA, encoded by the coding sequence TTGAATTCCATGATGAAAAGCGTGCTGGTCTGGTTGGGGATCATCGTCCTCTTGGTTCTGGCCTTCCGCCAGATCCCCCAGAACAACCGCCAGGTTGAAGTGCCCTTCTCCACCTTCTACACCGAGGGTGTGGCGGGCAGATACAAATCTGTGACCCTCTCGGGCTTCGACATCGAAGGCACGTACAAACAGCCCGAGAAGAACGCCAAGACCGGCGAGGTCATCGAGAAGTTCCGCACCGTGGCCCCGCCCATGCAGGATCTCGGCAAGGTCATCCTCAGCTGGAAGACCGAGGGCCAGATCGAGGAGTTCAAGGCCGCCAAGCCCAGCGAGAACAACTTCGCCTACGTGCTCATGTTCTGGGCGCCGCTGCTGGTCTTCGTGGTGCTCTGGTTCGTCTTCATGCGTCAGGCCCAGATGGGCGGCAACAAGGCCCTGAGCTTCGGCAAGGCCCGCGCCAAGGGCCTCTCCAGCAGCGCCAAGCGCATCACCTTCGCCGATGTCGCCGGCTGCGACGAGGCCAAGGAAGAGCTGAAGGAGATCGTGGAATTCCTGAAGGACCCGGCCAAGTTCCTGAAACTGGGCGGCAAGATCCCCAAGGGGGTGCTGCTCATGGGCCCTCCGGGGACCGGCAAGACCCTGCTGGCCCGCGCCATCGCCGGTGAGGCCAAGGTGCAGTTCTTCTCCATCTCCGGTTCCGACTTCGTGGAGATGTTCGTGGGCGTGGGCGCCAGCCGCGTGCGCGACCTCTTCGAGCAAGCCAAGAAGAGCGCGCCCTGCATCGTGTTCATCGATGAAATTGACGCCGTGGGCCGCCATCGCGGTGCCGGCCTGGGTGGCGGTCACGATGAGCGCGAGCAGACCCTGAACCAGCTGCTGGTCGAGATGGACGGCTTTGAAGGCAACGAGGGTGTCATCCTCATCGCCGCCACCAATCGCCCCGATGTGCTCGATCCCGCCCTGCTCCGCCCAGGCCGCTTCGACCGCCGCGTGGTGGTGGACCGCCCCGACGTGAAGGGCCGCCACGAGATCCTGAAGGTGCACACCGCCGACAAGATTCCTCTCAGTCCCGATGTGGATCTGGAAGTCCTGGCCCGCGGCACGCCCGGCTTCGCCGGCGCCGACCTGGCCAACCTCTGCAACGAAGCTGCCCTCACCGCCGCCCGCGGCAACAAGAAGTGGGTGGAGATGCACGACTTCGAACAGGCCAAGGACAAGGTCTACATGGGCGCCGAGCGCCGCAGCCTCGTCATGACCGAGGAGGACAAGCGCATCACCGCCTACCACGAAGCCGGCCACACCGTGGTCGCCGCCGTGGTGCCCCAGAGCGACCCCCTCCACAAGGTAACCATCATTCCCCGGGGCCGCGCCCTGGGCGTCACCTGGCAGCTGCCCATCAAGGACCGCTACAACACCACCCGCGAGTACATGGAAAGCCGCATCGCCATCGCCATGGGCGGCCGCATCGCCGAGGAAATCTTCTTCAACCAGCTCAGCACCGGTGCCTCCAACGACATCCAGCAGGCCACCGACATGGCCAAGTCGATGGTCATGGAGTACGGCATGAGCGACAAGCTGGGCCCCCTGAACTTCGGCGGCGGCCAGCACGAGATCTTCCTGGGCCGCGACTTCACCCAGCACCGTGAGATCTCAGAAGACACGGCCCGCATGATCGATTCCGAAGTACATGAGTTCGTCATGCGCAACTACCGCAAGGCCAAGGCTGCCATCGAGAGCCACCGCGACCAGCTGGTGGCCATCGCCGAGGCCCTGCTGATCCGCGAGAGCCTCGACGGCAACGACATCGACATCCTCATGAAGGGCGGCACCCTGCCGCCGCCGAAGCCCGGCGCCACGCCCACGGCGCCCGCCACCGTGGAAGAAGGCCCCGCCACAGATTCCGGGCTGAATCCAGTCCTCAAGCCCGCGTGA
- the tilS gene encoding tRNA lysidine(34) synthetase TilS: MNRFEADLLAQIQRRGDNVSGRVLVACSGGGDSVALLVLLWSLRRSLGLELSVAHADHGLRPESPEDADFVRQLCRALDLDLAEASLGVRAHAETQRIGLEMAARELRWDWLRQEAQQCGASTVATGHTLDDHSETVLLRLARGGGLGSLHPLAPRQNLRWSPLIELRRANLRGYLVSRNLPWREDATNAEPFTARNRWRPLLEDLRQEAPELDRHLFETHLQAAEAEGLAHALIASWEGSRWRMEGNGIALKQEAWTEPEVRWTLDTAFRRLDWPREASLLRGLAPWLSKRLMQGGKPASWGNFHLNPEPSDGYLHLRQGPLPSRTE, translated from the coding sequence GTGAACCGCTTCGAAGCGGATCTCCTCGCCCAGATTCAGCGCCGCGGAGACAACGTCAGCGGGCGGGTGCTGGTGGCCTGCTCCGGCGGCGGGGATTCCGTGGCCCTCCTCGTGCTGTTGTGGAGCCTCCGCAGGAGCCTGGGCCTGGAATTATCTGTCGCCCATGCAGATCACGGGTTGCGGCCTGAATCCCCCGAGGATGCGGATTTCGTGCGACAGCTTTGCCGCGCCCTCGACTTGGATTTGGCCGAGGCGAGCCTTGGCGTGCGCGCCCACGCCGAAACGCAGCGCATCGGCCTGGAGATGGCGGCCCGGGAGCTGCGCTGGGATTGGCTGCGCCAGGAGGCACAGCAGTGCGGCGCTTCGACGGTGGCCACCGGACACACGCTCGATGACCACAGCGAGACCGTGCTCCTGCGGCTGGCCCGGGGCGGTGGCCTCGGCAGCCTCCATCCCTTGGCACCGAGGCAGAACCTGCGCTGGTCTCCGCTGATCGAGCTGCGCCGCGCAAACCTGCGGGGGTACCTTGTGTCCCGCAACCTTCCCTGGCGGGAGGACGCCACCAACGCCGAACCCTTCACGGCCCGGAACCGCTGGAGGCCGCTCCTGGAGGATCTGCGCCAGGAGGCACCGGAGCTGGACCGCCACCTCTTCGAGACCCACCTTCAGGCTGCGGAAGCCGAAGGTCTCGCCCACGCCCTCATCGCCAGTTGGGAAGGCAGCCGCTGGCGCATGGAAGGGAACGGGATCGCCCTGAAACAGGAAGCCTGGACCGAACCCGAGGTGCGCTGGACCCTGGACACGGCTTTCCGGCGCCTCGACTGGCCCCGAGAGGCTTCCCTCCTCCGCGGCCTGGCCCCTTGGTTGTCAAAACGTCTAATGCAAGGGGGAAAACCGGCCTCCTGGGGGAATTTCCACCTAAACCCTGAACCATCGGATGGGTATCTGCATCTAAGACAAGGACCGCTGCCTTCCCGGACCGAGTAA
- the bshB1 gene encoding bacillithiol biosynthesis deacetylase BshB1, whose product MSPQPLLHGLDLLALGAHPDDVEVHVGGILALAADRGLKGAILDLTSGDLGTRGTAETRRLEAQKAAELLGVPRIVLDFPDGRFTEEEAYRTRLMGEIRRLRPRILILPSPEDRHPDHRRAHRLIREASYYAGLKRYPCEGTPWRPEALAWVGGENPGQPDLLVDVSAVWERRMAAFDAFGSQFTADPAQPVTRIAHPAFRRGVEGRAMHWGSLRLCAWAEALWCEKPVPAALIQLLSQLESPA is encoded by the coding sequence ATGAGCCCCCAGCCTTTGCTCCACGGCCTCGATCTCCTGGCCCTGGGGGCCCATCCCGACGATGTGGAAGTCCATGTGGGCGGCATCCTGGCCCTGGCTGCGGATCGAGGTTTGAAGGGCGCCATCCTCGACCTCACCAGCGGCGACCTGGGCACCCGGGGCACCGCGGAAACCCGTCGCCTGGAAGCTCAGAAGGCCGCTGAGCTCCTCGGCGTTCCCCGCATCGTGCTGGATTTCCCCGATGGCCGCTTCACGGAAGAGGAGGCTTATCGAACCCGACTCATGGGCGAAATCCGTCGCTTGCGGCCCCGCATCCTCATCCTGCCCTCGCCTGAGGACCGCCACCCCGATCACCGTCGCGCCCACCGCCTGATCCGGGAAGCCTCCTACTATGCGGGCTTGAAGCGGTATCCGTGCGAGGGCACGCCTTGGCGGCCCGAGGCCCTGGCCTGGGTGGGCGGCGAGAACCCTGGCCAGCCCGACCTGCTCGTGGACGTGAGCGCCGTGTGGGAACGCCGCATGGCCGCCTTCGACGCCTTCGGTTCGCAGTTCACCGCCGATCCCGCCCAGCCCGTCACGCGCATCGCCCACCCCGCCTTCCGCCGCGGCGTCGAGGGCCGCGCCATGCATTGGGGCTCGCTGCGCCTATGTGCCTGGGCCGAGGCCCTGTGGTGCGAGAAGCCCGTTCCAGCGGCTTTGATTCAGCTGCTCTCCCAATTGGAATCCCCTGCGTGA
- the bshC gene encoding bacillithiol biosynthesis BshC has translation MSPRPVIATGQQIGAGWSPALSVAKALAALAEARRTGAEAVYWMADEDHDRAEVASVVGWAEGRLIRHRFRFDARLGTATGWLPWEATHQTEATRLWGPLLEPQTPTLRGHALALGQPLWDRGLRPFSPTDPAVREPIQAELERWRTLNLEDLLAKQADALEAKGAPLPLDPRVQAAWFSLDPRTGRRQRLEPGEALPEGHWLSPGAAIRPLMQSLLLPVAAVVLGPSERAYWRLCEPLWERVELVAPKILPRPSVYVVPRGFTVKPDQLDALKMGAWDRLAGWPGPLPTQRFQLVEPDRAWPAPLQDRFMKEQTRSRERLNKLDHRLHREAAVTALGGDPEQLRQSLFPFGKAQERVIPGLPWLRRGHLIDTILDRMDGASPVILVEEP, from the coding sequence ATGAGCCCCAGGCCCGTCATCGCCACCGGCCAGCAGATCGGGGCCGGGTGGAGCCCTGCCCTGTCCGTGGCCAAGGCCCTGGCCGCCCTGGCCGAGGCCCGCCGCACCGGCGCCGAAGCCGTCTACTGGATGGCCGACGAGGACCACGACCGCGCAGAGGTGGCTTCCGTGGTGGGCTGGGCCGAAGGCCGACTGATCCGCCACCGGTTCCGCTTCGATGCCCGCCTCGGCACCGCCACGGGCTGGCTGCCCTGGGAAGCCACCCATCAGACGGAAGCGACTCGCCTCTGGGGGCCTCTTCTCGAGCCGCAAACCCCCACGCTGCGCGGCCATGCGCTCGCTCTGGGCCAGCCCCTCTGGGACCGGGGCCTGCGCCCCTTCTCGCCCACCGATCCCGCCGTTCGCGAACCCATCCAGGCTGAGCTGGAACGCTGGCGGACCTTGAACCTCGAAGACCTGCTGGCGAAGCAGGCTGATGCCCTCGAGGCGAAGGGCGCGCCCCTGCCCTTGGATCCCCGGGTGCAGGCCGCCTGGTTCTCCTTGGATCCCCGTACAGGCCGCAGACAACGACTCGAGCCGGGCGAAGCCCTTCCCGAGGGCCACTGGCTGAGCCCTGGCGCCGCGATCCGCCCCCTCATGCAATCCCTGCTCCTACCCGTGGCCGCCGTAGTGCTCGGCCCCTCGGAGCGCGCCTACTGGCGGCTCTGCGAGCCCCTCTGGGAACGCGTGGAGCTCGTCGCCCCCAAGATCCTGCCCCGGCCCAGCGTCTATGTGGTGCCCAGGGGCTTCACGGTCAAACCTGACCAGCTGGACGCCCTGAAGATGGGGGCCTGGGACCGCCTCGCCGGCTGGCCCGGCCCCCTGCCCACCCAGCGTTTCCAGCTGGTAGAGCCCGATCGCGCTTGGCCCGCGCCCCTTCAGGATCGGTTCATGAAGGAGCAGACCCGCAGCCGGGAGCGCCTGAACAAGCTGGATCACCGCCTGCACCGCGAAGCCGCTGTGACGGCACTGGGCGGCGATCCCGAGCAGCTCAGACAAAGCCTCTTCCCCTTCGGCAAGGCCCAAGAGCGGGTGATTCCCGGCCTGCCCTGGCTGCGCAGGGGCCACCTGATCGACACCATCCTGGATCGCATGGATGGCGCCTCGCCCGTGATCCTGGTGGAGGAACCATGA
- a CDS encoding MgtC/SapB family protein, with the protein MLSLDISTLKEAVLAVAVGLMMGLERERSGFERSQEGHEEPFHRRESDQQATALHGSLGARTFALLTLLGWIAVKVGGENPAMPIAVMALAALMIGLFYYETSSADRGLTTEIAALSAPLLGMLLTKNALLAVAVAVIVTLLLLSKPWIRAWVPKLQREDLTASIQLLIVFAILLPLLPSRALDPWGVLSPRKVGWMVALIAAVDFLGYALNRVLGSRRGAALTGLVGGLISSTVVTVTMSRQAREDASLRGPGQVAVMLACAVMGLRVTMLAGVIGGAALAKPLLLPMGAMVLVLLGASYGIYRASGTAAGVGGGEMPVRNPFHLKRAMAWGLALAAVLLVSAAARAWFGDRGLLIAAGVSGLADVDPITLAVSSQVREVGLSATTAVLAIILAIGANTFAKAAFAWISGGRAFGQRLAAILGGSLAAALLVAWLLR; encoded by the coding sequence ATGCTGAGCCTGGATATATCCACCCTGAAGGAAGCAGTCCTGGCCGTGGCTGTGGGCCTCATGATGGGCCTGGAGCGGGAGCGCAGCGGCTTTGAGCGCAGCCAGGAAGGCCACGAGGAGCCCTTCCACCGCCGCGAATCGGATCAGCAGGCCACGGCCCTGCATGGCAGCCTGGGGGCGCGCACCTTCGCCCTGCTCACGCTGCTGGGCTGGATCGCCGTGAAGGTGGGAGGCGAGAACCCGGCCATGCCCATCGCCGTGATGGCCCTGGCCGCGCTGATGATCGGGCTCTTCTACTACGAGACCAGTTCGGCGGATCGCGGCCTTACCACCGAGATCGCGGCACTCTCTGCGCCTCTGCTGGGCATGCTGCTCACCAAGAACGCCCTGCTGGCCGTGGCCGTGGCGGTGATCGTGACCTTGCTGCTGCTCTCCAAGCCCTGGATCCGCGCCTGGGTGCCCAAACTGCAACGGGAGGATCTCACCGCCTCCATCCAACTGCTCATCGTCTTCGCCATCCTGCTGCCCCTGCTGCCCTCGCGGGCGCTGGATCCCTGGGGCGTGCTCTCCCCCCGCAAGGTGGGCTGGATGGTGGCGCTCATCGCAGCGGTGGATTTCCTGGGTTACGCCCTCAACCGCGTTCTGGGTTCGCGGCGCGGCGCGGCGTTGACGGGCCTCGTCGGAGGACTCATCAGTTCCACGGTGGTGACGGTCACCATGTCCCGGCAGGCGCGGGAGGATGCCTCGCTCAGGGGGCCCGGCCAGGTGGCGGTCATGCTGGCTTGTGCCGTGATGGGCCTGCGCGTGACCATGTTGGCGGGCGTGATCGGCGGCGCTGCCCTGGCTAAGCCGCTGCTCCTGCCCATGGGGGCCATGGTGCTGGTGCTGTTGGGCGCCAGCTATGGGATCTACCGGGCCTCCGGCACCGCGGCGGGGGTCGGCGGCGGGGAAATGCCCGTGCGCAATCCGTTCCACCTGAAGCGGGCCATGGCCTGGGGCCTGGCGCTGGCGGCAGTGCTGTTGGTGTCGGCGGCGGCCCGGGCCTGGTTTGGCGACCGCGGCCTGCTGATCGCTGCGGGCGTTTCCGGGCTGGCGGATGTGGATCCCATCACCTTGGCCGTGAGCAGCCAGGTGCGGGAAGTGGGGCTGTCGGCAACCACGGCCGTGCTGGCCATCATCCTGGCCATCGGTGCCAATACATTTGCCAAGGCTGCCTTTGCCTGGATTTCCGGCGGACGAGCCTTCGGCCAGCGCCTGGCCGCCATTTTGGGCGGCTCCCTGGCGGCGGCCCTGCTGGTGGCCTGGCTCCTGAGGTAG
- a CDS encoding STAS domain-containing protein: MSLTLHQDPQSSLIRLEGTFTYESHTAFRAATQALLDRPGTQRLLLDMSALAYMDSSSLGMLLLLREKAEVKDIKVVLIKPSPMVMTILKVVRFGKLFEIQEE, encoded by the coding sequence ATGAGCCTGACCCTCCATCAAGACCCCCAATCGTCCTTGATCCGCCTGGAGGGCACGTTCACCTATGAATCGCACACGGCGTTCCGCGCAGCCACCCAGGCCCTCCTGGACCGGCCTGGAACCCAGCGGTTGCTGCTGGACATGTCCGCCCTCGCCTACATGGATTCGTCCTCGCTCGGCATGCTGCTGCTCCTGCGGGAAAAGGCCGAGGTGAAGGACATCAAGGTGGTCCTCATCAAGCCGTCGCCCATGGTCATGACCATCCTCAAAGTGGTCCGTTTCGGAAAGCTGTTCGAGATCCAGGAGGAGTGA